The following proteins are co-located in the Acidobacteriota bacterium genome:
- a CDS encoding RNA polymerase sigma factor has translation MKALALSPAACSVAAPDDWDLLVSGGEPFAGLEVLFERHKDFVFRLACGVLGDRDLADDATQEVFLRMARGRRRWRPRAQFRTWLYKLTVNTCRELERRRRRQRRETPVAAIAAVPSPLTDLVLDQAFRELPLRQREAVILRFLEGLSTRETARVMGCREGTVKSHLHRALETLRRGLQAPIESSAGVSSASSQEGVVR, from the coding sequence GTGAAGGCCCTGGCCTTGAGTCCTGCCGCCTGCAGTGTCGCGGCGCCCGACGACTGGGATCTGCTGGTCTCCGGCGGCGAGCCCTTCGCCGGTCTGGAGGTGCTCTTCGAGCGCCACAAGGACTTCGTCTTTCGCCTCGCTTGTGGTGTTCTCGGGGATCGCGATCTGGCCGACGATGCCACCCAGGAGGTTTTCCTGCGCATGGCTCGCGGTCGCCGCCGCTGGCGCCCGCGGGCACAGTTCCGGACCTGGCTCTACAAGCTCACCGTCAACACCTGCCGCGAGCTCGAACGCCGCCGCCGGCGCCAGCGGCGCGAAACGCCGGTCGCCGCCATTGCGGCGGTGCCCTCGCCGCTCACCGACCTGGTGCTCGATCAGGCCTTTCGGGAGCTGCCGCTACGCCAACGGGAGGCGGTCATCCTGCGCTTTCTCGAGGGCTTGAGCACGCGCGAGACGGCCCGCGTCATGGGTTGCCGGGAAGGGACCGTCAAAAGTCACCTCCATCGTGCCTTGGAAACTCTCCGTCGAGGGCTCCAGGCACCCATCGAAAGCTCCGCCGGCGTGTCGTCGGCGTCATCCCAAGAAGGAGTCGTGCGATGA
- a CDS encoding DUF4388 domain-containing protein gives MKISPNESPGESSLQGDLEVIPLEDLVQLLGYSGHRVRVEVTVDDEPRGQLWFDAGRLAGCSSGSLRGSEAFLDLLEVRQGSFRVLREGELPFDRQQAIPWQGLLLESTVRRDLENLESPDAEIEALFTTDAPAIDPEKLAASEVDPATISGLQLPSDESDPSAPWNPAPQASEVGFSDPITSALIEASRRADESTQEADEEDPNRRIDGATLGTRVSRFESDYRHARPLLTRPTPPAADEDKAIHPLVEGERFSPESPSRERDRRP, from the coding sequence ATGAAAATTTCACCGAACGAATCCCCAGGTGAGAGCTCACTCCAAGGCGATCTCGAGGTCATTCCCCTCGAAGACTTGGTGCAACTGTTGGGCTACAGCGGTCATCGCGTTCGAGTCGAGGTGACCGTGGACGACGAGCCGCGGGGACAGCTGTGGTTCGATGCCGGCCGCTTGGCCGGCTGCAGCTCCGGATCGCTGCGCGGCTCCGAGGCCTTCCTCGACCTGCTGGAGGTTCGGCAGGGCTCATTTCGCGTCCTGCGCGAGGGCGAGCTGCCCTTCGACCGCCAACAGGCGATCCCGTGGCAGGGATTGCTGCTCGAGTCGACGGTACGCCGCGATCTCGAGAACCTGGAATCGCCGGACGCCGAGATCGAAGCGCTGTTCACGACCGACGCTCCGGCGATCGATCCGGAAAAGCTCGCCGCCTCCGAAGTCGACCCCGCCACCATCTCCGGCCTCCAGCTGCCGAGCGACGAATCCGACCCCAGCGCGCCTTGGAACCCCGCCCCGCAGGCCAGCGAGGTCGGCTTCTCGGACCCGATCACGTCGGCCCTGATCGAAGCCAGCCGCCGGGCCGACGAGTCCACCCAGGAGGCCGACGAGGAAGATCCCAACCGACGCATCGATGGCGCGACCCTGGGGACGCGGGTGAGTCGCTTCGAGTCCGATTACCGCCACGCCCGACCTCTCCTGACTCGGCCGACGCCGCCGGCGGCCGACGAGGACAAGGCCATTCACCCGCTGGTGGAGGGCGAGAGGTTCAGTCCAGAGTCACCGTCACGGGAGCGTGATCGGAGGCCGTGA
- a CDS encoding exodeoxyribonuclease III produces MRIVTWNVNSLNARRDYVSLYLDAESPDVLCLQELKMEADKVPVEIFEERGYELAIHGQKSWNGVLIAAKEPISRVEKGLPESDQGQARMIVGEVAGIRFVNLYCPQGQSVESEQFPYKLSFYDGLCDWLESSCDPAQPLVVLGDLNVAPEARDVWSEEKLAGIPSYHPEEHQRWARLTGFGLQDAVVDHVAPGTFSFWDYRGGAFRFNQGMRIDHILVTPPLLGRVRSAAIERPWRKKKEGLTASDHAPVTVTLD; encoded by the coding sequence ATGCGAATCGTCACCTGGAACGTCAACTCCCTCAACGCTCGTCGCGACTACGTCTCGCTCTACCTCGACGCCGAATCACCGGATGTGCTCTGCCTGCAGGAGCTCAAGATGGAGGCCGACAAGGTGCCCGTCGAGATCTTCGAGGAACGCGGCTATGAGCTCGCCATCCACGGCCAAAAGAGCTGGAACGGTGTCCTGATCGCCGCCAAGGAACCGATCAGCCGAGTCGAGAAGGGGTTGCCCGAAAGCGACCAAGGGCAGGCGCGCATGATCGTCGGAGAAGTGGCCGGCATCCGCTTCGTCAACCTCTATTGCCCCCAAGGACAGTCCGTCGAGTCGGAGCAGTTTCCCTACAAGTTGAGCTTCTACGACGGTCTGTGCGACTGGCTCGAGTCGAGCTGCGATCCGGCGCAACCGCTGGTGGTGCTCGGCGATCTCAACGTGGCCCCCGAGGCCCGCGACGTCTGGTCGGAGGAGAAACTGGCCGGGATCCCGTCCTACCATCCGGAAGAGCACCAGCGCTGGGCTCGCCTGACGGGATTCGGCCTGCAGGACGCCGTGGTCGACCACGTCGCGCCCGGTACCTTCTCCTTCTGGGATTATCGCGGCGGTGCGTTTCGCTTCAATCAGGGCATGCGCATCGACCACATCCTGGTCACCCCTCCGCTCCTCGGGCGGGTTCGGTCGGCGGCCATCGAGCGTCCCTGGCGGAAGAAGAAGGAGGGCCTCACGGCCTCCGATCACGCTCCCGTGACGGTGACTCTGGACTGA
- a CDS encoding GDSL-type esterase/lipase family protein yields the protein MARLPQWTLFCAATVVALLTAEGALRLFAPVPYSIERSMYFEADPHTGFRLKPHGIGRYQGSIAAIANGLGMRDDEVTVEKADGVRRVLVIGDSFTVGAGVEQADAYPQLLERRLAAPDLEVVNAGVGGWGPYQYRQFFEHRGGAFAPDLVLVGFFVGNDTYDPRQSFAKLPTAILGRRISRDAAASRWSGAKVLLTEHLHLGRLALTRSAPANRHIERRDCGDFSPQLLKIQRRRLRRNQRPPDAERRALMTANLDHLTALAESARRGGAQVLLVLIPDENQINPRLTTALPERAREGTDLDLPQALLRPALEARQLPYVDLLSAFRDDPRCLYLNDTHWNVAGHHLAAELLAAEVRARLR from the coding sequence ATGGCTCGCCTCCCCCAATGGACCTTGTTCTGTGCCGCCACCGTCGTCGCCCTGTTGACCGCCGAGGGTGCCCTGCGGCTGTTCGCGCCGGTGCCCTACTCGATCGAGCGCAGCATGTACTTCGAGGCCGACCCGCACACCGGCTTCCGCCTCAAGCCCCACGGCATCGGCCGCTACCAGGGCTCGATCGCCGCCATCGCCAACGGCCTCGGCATGCGCGACGACGAGGTCACGGTGGAAAAGGCGGACGGCGTCCGCCGGGTGCTGGTGATCGGCGACTCCTTCACCGTCGGAGCCGGTGTCGAGCAGGCCGATGCCTACCCGCAGCTACTCGAACGGCGGCTGGCAGCGCCGGACCTCGAGGTGGTCAACGCCGGCGTCGGGGGTTGGGGTCCCTACCAGTACCGACAGTTCTTCGAGCACCGCGGAGGAGCCTTCGCTCCGGACCTGGTGCTGGTGGGGTTCTTCGTCGGCAACGACACCTACGATCCACGGCAGAGCTTCGCCAAGCTGCCGACGGCGATTCTCGGCCGACGCATCTCGCGCGACGCCGCCGCCAGCCGCTGGAGCGGAGCCAAGGTGCTGCTGACCGAGCATCTCCACCTGGGGCGCCTCGCCCTCACCCGCTCAGCGCCGGCGAACCGCCATATCGAGCGCCGCGACTGCGGTGACTTCTCACCTCAGCTGCTCAAGATCCAGCGCCGCCGACTGCGCCGCAACCAGCGGCCGCCGGACGCCGAGCGCCGGGCCCTGATGACGGCAAACCTCGACCACCTCACGGCCCTCGCCGAGAGCGCCCGTCGGGGCGGAGCGCAGGTCCTGCTGGTCTTGATCCCGGACGAGAATCAGATCAACCCGCGACTCACGACGGCACTTCCGGAGCGCGCCCGAGAGGGCACCGACCTCGATCTCCCGCAGGCCCTTCTGCGGCCCGCTCTCGAGGCACGCCAGCTACCCTACGTCGACCTCCTGTCGGCCTTTCGCGACGACCCGCGCTGCCTCTACCTCAACGACACCCACTGGAACGTCGCCGGCCACCACCTCGCCGCCGAGCTCCTCGCCGCCGAGGTGCGAGCGCGGCTGCGCTGA
- a CDS encoding serine/threonine-protein kinase: MNLPSRPTESFPYSVEQVVGEGSMGIVYRATEPLLERPLAIKVLKPGLLDDQPAEVVREYRLRFLQEARAAAALAHPGATTIYRTGEVEGTPFIAMEWLAGKTLEQLVEDDGAMAPEQVLRLGRELLSTLDAAHRAGIVHRDIKPANLVMLDDGRLKVTDFGIARIQGLGLVQTQAGNVFATPRFASPEQLRGVEVDGRSDLFSVGIVLYYLLTGSFPFVGKDLLEVSMAIFHQAPAPLSTHQSDLPRGLEEIVARALAKNVDERFQSAAEMTAALRGLEAEISGTAVMTTSGAVSSSQLTALADGVVTGVPEDPAGLIGAAVRSWPERSLALQQPSELLDRLLEVPLHAPPFAGAVRVGKACLLVADGLILGAVNEQRGIAGDVVVESLAERAEAILHTAPGGAGQVRVLASLLFPPRTLHEGLDSSFVNLSALGDKLARESFDGILRLEGEPGLGWVLMSAGRATLRLFTSGWQGLPVERPWRELVSALPVRVRVDAARVEPAYRSYQRGLRDFGLRRQDDGSLLPEATPPRDLPVEQDPAYRALRWALGEAPAFFRERERAERWKYLIDWFAEVRSARLHHDLPRLGSEASDTFDAVTFDASGKVLHLINRVTTVTPRELDAFRDEVVRAKTARTKGGDIGGAMLVGRHITEAALDAYRRASNPARSGKFLAVTESFTGYEGFVRTGPRRGFHLLLVEEREDGTLRPLLP, encoded by the coding sequence ATGAACCTTCCTTCCCGTCCAACCGAGAGCTTCCCCTATTCCGTCGAGCAGGTCGTGGGCGAAGGGTCCATGGGCATCGTGTACCGAGCCACCGAGCCGCTGCTCGAGCGACCGCTGGCGATCAAGGTGCTCAAGCCCGGCCTGCTCGACGACCAGCCGGCCGAGGTGGTGCGGGAGTACCGCCTGCGGTTCTTGCAGGAGGCGCGGGCGGCGGCCGCCCTCGCCCATCCGGGAGCCACCACCATCTACCGCACCGGCGAGGTCGAGGGCACGCCCTTCATCGCCATGGAGTGGCTGGCCGGCAAGACCCTGGAGCAGTTGGTAGAGGACGACGGGGCGATGGCGCCGGAGCAGGTGCTGCGCCTCGGCCGCGAGCTCCTCTCGACCCTCGACGCGGCCCATCGGGCGGGAATCGTGCACCGCGACATCAAGCCCGCCAACCTGGTCATGCTCGACGACGGGCGCCTCAAGGTGACCGATTTCGGCATCGCCCGGATCCAGGGACTGGGACTGGTGCAGACCCAGGCGGGCAACGTTTTCGCGACGCCGCGCTTCGCTTCCCCGGAGCAGCTCCGCGGCGTCGAGGTCGATGGCCGATCGGATCTCTTCTCCGTCGGCATCGTCCTCTACTACCTGCTCACCGGGAGCTTTCCGTTCGTCGGCAAAGACCTTCTCGAGGTGTCGATGGCGATCTTCCACCAGGCTCCGGCGCCGTTGTCGACGCACCAGTCGGATCTGCCGCGGGGCCTGGAAGAGATCGTCGCCCGGGCCTTGGCCAAGAACGTCGACGAGCGCTTCCAGTCGGCGGCCGAGATGACCGCCGCCCTCCGCGGGCTCGAGGCGGAGATCTCGGGAACCGCCGTCATGACGACCTCGGGGGCGGTGTCCTCGAGCCAGCTGACCGCTTTGGCGGACGGCGTCGTCACCGGGGTGCCGGAGGATCCGGCCGGCCTGATCGGTGCCGCCGTGCGCTCCTGGCCGGAGCGCTCGCTGGCCCTGCAGCAGCCGTCGGAGCTGCTCGATCGCTTGCTCGAAGTGCCCCTCCACGCGCCTCCCTTCGCGGGTGCCGTGCGAGTCGGCAAGGCCTGCCTGCTGGTTGCCGACGGTCTCATCCTGGGGGCCGTGAACGAGCAGCGCGGCATCGCCGGCGACGTGGTGGTGGAAAGCCTGGCGGAGCGTGCCGAGGCGATCCTCCACACTGCGCCGGGCGGCGCCGGGCAGGTGCGGGTCTTGGCCTCCCTGCTGTTTCCCCCGCGGACCCTGCACGAAGGCCTCGATTCGTCCTTCGTCAATCTTTCGGCCTTGGGCGACAAGTTGGCCCGCGAGTCCTTCGACGGCATCCTGCGCCTCGAGGGCGAGCCGGGCCTCGGTTGGGTCTTGATGTCCGCGGGACGCGCCACCCTTCGCCTGTTCACCAGCGGCTGGCAGGGGCTGCCGGTGGAGCGCCCGTGGCGCGAGCTGGTGTCGGCCCTGCCGGTGCGGGTGCGAGTCGACGCGGCGCGGGTCGAGCCCGCCTACCGGTCCTACCAACGCGGTCTGCGGGATTTCGGCCTGCGGCGCCAGGACGACGGGAGCCTCTTGCCGGAGGCGACGCCGCCGCGGGACCTGCCGGTCGAGCAGGACCCGGCCTATCGGGCCTTGCGCTGGGCCCTCGGCGAGGCGCCCGCGTTCTTCCGTGAGCGCGAGCGCGCCGAGCGCTGGAAGTACCTGATCGATTGGTTCGCCGAGGTTCGCTCGGCGCGGCTCCACCACGATCTGCCGCGCCTCGGCAGCGAGGCCTCGGACACCTTCGATGCCGTCACCTTCGACGCCTCCGGCAAGGTTCTGCATCTGATCAACCGGGTGACGACGGTGACGCCACGAGAGCTCGACGCCTTTCGCGACGAGGTGGTGCGAGCCAAGACGGCGCGCACCAAAGGCGGTGACATCGGCGGCGCGATGCTGGTTGGACGACACATCACCGAGGCCGCCCTCGACGCCTACCGGCGGGCCTCGAACCCGGCCCGCTCGGGCAAGTTTCTGGCGGTGACCGAGAGCTTCACCGGCTACGAAGGATTCGTGCGGACCGGCCCGCGCCGGGGCTTCCACCTGTTGCTGGTGGAGGAGCGGGAAGACGGCACCCTGAGACCTCTGCTGCCCTGA
- a CDS encoding CRTAC1 family protein, with protein sequence MNPDLQRTFDRLVALRDRLERERSEDPTRPVIVQLEKAFGERRQGLASDLGIAPEELDDYLERGRFDEELVPADDAIIGRAFRYSLLAFGAIALVVLLVLFVLRRPGEEAAEQAIETAAPVQIDEAPLAEAPEVSFRDVTAVAGITHEHFNGAYGDKLLPETMGGGGAFVDLDGDGDSDLIFVNGTDWPHRRRPRVSGVIAYRNEGDGEFSDATTALGLDDPFYGQGVAVGDFDNDGRRDLFFTAVGGNRLYRNLGGRFEEVTSSAGVGGDDDVWSTCAAFIDIDNDGDLDLYVGNYVLWSKEIDFEVDYRLTGLGRAYGPPANYQGTYAYLYRNRGDGTFEDVSATAGVQVDNPVTGAPSAKTLGVSPVDVDRDGFIDLLIANDTVGNFYFRNRGDGTFSEEGGAAGVAYDRVGSATGAMGVDAGFYRNDDDLGFAIGNFANEMTSLYVSQGDPGLFADEAIGEGIGAVSRTALTFGLFLFDYDLDGRLDLLQTNGHLEEEINSVDPSQTYRQAAQLFWNAGPDQRQTFLPVPAEALGELARPIVGRGSAYGDLEGDGDLDVVLFQVGGAPLLVRNDQQLGHHFLRLSLVGDPAAGVNRDAIGAWVELTAGGVLQRRQVMPTKSYLSQSELTLTFGLGDAERVDSLTVLWPGGERQELGAIEAVDRLLVVNQNSAAD encoded by the coding sequence GTGAACCCCGACCTACAGCGCACCTTCGACCGCTTGGTGGCCCTGAGGGATCGCCTGGAGAGGGAGCGCAGTGAGGACCCCACGCGTCCGGTCATCGTCCAGCTCGAGAAAGCCTTCGGGGAGCGGCGCCAAGGCCTGGCGTCGGATCTCGGCATCGCCCCCGAGGAGCTCGATGATTACCTGGAGCGGGGTCGTTTCGACGAAGAGCTGGTGCCGGCCGACGACGCCATCATCGGCCGTGCCTTCCGCTACTCGCTGCTCGCCTTCGGAGCCATCGCCCTGGTGGTGTTGCTGGTCCTCTTCGTGCTGCGCCGCCCGGGTGAGGAAGCGGCGGAGCAGGCCATCGAGACGGCGGCGCCGGTGCAGATCGACGAGGCGCCCCTGGCGGAGGCGCCGGAAGTGTCCTTTCGTGATGTCACGGCGGTGGCGGGCATCACTCACGAGCATTTCAACGGTGCCTACGGCGACAAGCTGCTGCCGGAGACGATGGGTGGCGGTGGAGCCTTCGTCGACCTCGACGGCGATGGCGACTCGGATCTGATCTTCGTCAATGGAACCGATTGGCCGCACCGCCGGCGGCCGCGGGTGAGCGGCGTCATCGCATACCGCAACGAAGGCGACGGCGAGTTCTCCGACGCCACCACCGCCCTCGGTCTCGACGACCCGTTCTACGGCCAGGGCGTGGCGGTGGGGGATTTCGACAACGACGGTCGTCGCGATCTCTTCTTCACCGCCGTCGGCGGCAATCGCCTCTATCGCAATCTCGGTGGCCGTTTCGAAGAGGTCACCTCGAGCGCCGGTGTCGGCGGTGATGACGACGTCTGGAGCACCTGCGCCGCCTTCATCGACATCGACAACGACGGCGATCTCGACCTCTATGTGGGCAACTATGTGCTGTGGTCGAAGGAGATCGATTTCGAGGTCGACTACCGACTCACCGGTCTCGGCCGGGCCTACGGTCCCCCGGCCAACTACCAGGGCACCTATGCCTACCTCTACCGCAATCGCGGCGACGGCACCTTCGAAGACGTTTCGGCCACCGCCGGGGTGCAGGTCGACAACCCGGTGACCGGGGCGCCGTCGGCGAAGACCCTGGGGGTTTCGCCGGTGGACGTCGATCGCGATGGCTTCATCGACCTGCTGATCGCCAACGACACCGTCGGCAACTTCTACTTTCGCAACCGCGGCGACGGCACCTTCAGCGAAGAGGGAGGTGCCGCCGGGGTGGCCTACGACCGGGTGGGGAGCGCCACCGGTGCCATGGGGGTCGATGCCGGCTTTTACCGCAACGACGACGACCTCGGCTTCGCGATCGGCAACTTCGCCAACGAGATGACCTCCCTGTACGTTTCCCAGGGTGACCCCGGACTGTTTGCCGACGAGGCCATCGGCGAAGGTATCGGAGCCGTCAGTCGCACCGCTCTGACCTTCGGGCTCTTTCTCTTCGATTACGATCTCGACGGCCGCCTCGATCTGCTGCAGACCAACGGCCATCTCGAGGAGGAGATCAACTCCGTCGACCCCAGCCAGACCTATCGCCAGGCAGCCCAGCTTTTCTGGAACGCCGGACCGGATCAGCGCCAGACCTTCCTGCCGGTGCCCGCCGAGGCCCTCGGTGAGCTCGCCCGGCCGATCGTCGGTCGCGGCTCCGCCTATGGCGATCTCGAAGGCGACGGCGATCTCGACGTGGTGCTCTTCCAGGTCGGCGGCGCTCCCCTGCTGGTGCGCAACGATCAGCAGCTCGGACACCACTTTCTGCGCCTGTCATTGGTCGGAGATCCGGCGGCCGGCGTCAATCGCGACGCCATCGGAGCCTGGGTCGAGCTGACCGCCGGTGGCGTGCTGCAGCGCCGTCAGGTGATGCCGACCAAGAGCTACTTGTCGCAGTCGGAGCTCACCCTGACCTTCGGCCTCGGCGACGCCGAGCGGGTGGACTCGCTGACCGTGCTGTGGCCCGGTGGTGAGCGCCAGGAGTTGGGAGCGATCGAGGCCGTTGATCGCCTGCTGGTCGTCAACCAGAATTCCGCCGCCGACTGA
- a CDS encoding tetratricopeptide repeat protein — MSVAQRRRYYPAVGPRLKKLLFVVFGLFALIVVNSFYLLSVRGLEAFTGATYQNWFYIAMFLGHLVLGALIVVPVVIFGIAHIRNARNRPNRRAVKVGYALFATALFLLISGIVLTRLEGVIVVKDPAVRSVAYWIHVLSPLVAIWLFILHRLAGKRIRWKVGLRWAAVAGVFAALMLIFQAQDPRRWNVEGPESAEEYFFPSLARTSTGDFIPERVLANDSYCQECHSDVHQRWASSVHRFSSFNNVPYRFSVQETRQVNPRGARFCAGCHDPVVFFSGKFDDPNLDVIEDPAGQAGITCTACHAITHLNSRRGNADYTIEEPMHYPFAFSDNRTLAWVNRQLVKAKPELHKKTFLKPFHQTPEFCGSCHKVHLPEELNGYKWLRGQNHYDSFWLSGVSGHGITSFYYPPEAQTNCNGCHMQTLASNDFGTRVLDDSGELKVHDHLFPSANTGIPHLEGMEDWVIQAHRDFNEGVMRVDLFGVREGGTVEGALTAPLRPQVPTLEPGKRYLLEVVVRTVKMGHHFTQGTTDSNQIWLAVDAQSGNRQVGRSGAMASDGVVDPWSHFFNTYMLDREGNRIDRRNAQDIFVPLYSHQIPPGAADVVHYAFEVPRDLDGPLEIEVELLYRKFDTRYMRYVYGEDYVNDLPILELARDRLVFPVAGAGGEAANPASPIVEWQRWNDYGIGLLRKGGKSSGELRQAEEAFEQVEALGRPDGPLNLARVYLAQGTVRDRAIEALTRAATFDPPAPPWSVAWFTGLVNKQNGYLDEAIDAFRGLVEADSQEMRQRGFDFSQDYRLLNELGQTLVERSRQERGERRKATREAFLAEAIELFERALVLDPENVNAHYNLHLVLRQLGREEEAAPHFEAYQKYRPDDNARDRAIAIARSRDAAADHAAEAIVIYDLQRTSALAEEEEVPAS, encoded by the coding sequence ATGAGCGTAGCCCAGCGTCGTCGCTACTATCCAGCCGTCGGTCCGCGCCTGAAGAAATTACTCTTCGTGGTGTTCGGTCTGTTTGCCCTGATTGTCGTCAATTCCTTCTATCTGCTCAGCGTTCGCGGTCTCGAGGCGTTCACCGGCGCGACCTACCAGAACTGGTTCTACATCGCCATGTTCCTGGGCCATCTGGTGCTGGGAGCCTTGATCGTGGTGCCGGTGGTGATTTTCGGCATCGCCCACATTCGCAACGCCCGCAATCGCCCCAACCGCCGCGCCGTCAAGGTGGGCTACGCCCTCTTCGCCACCGCTCTCTTCCTGCTCATCAGCGGCATCGTCCTCACCCGCCTCGAAGGGGTGATCGTGGTCAAGGATCCGGCGGTTCGGTCGGTGGCCTACTGGATCCACGTGCTGAGCCCGCTGGTGGCGATCTGGCTGTTCATCCTGCATCGCCTGGCCGGCAAGCGGATCCGCTGGAAGGTCGGTCTGCGTTGGGCGGCGGTGGCCGGTGTCTTCGCGGCCCTCATGCTGATCTTCCAGGCGCAGGATCCGCGGCGCTGGAACGTCGAAGGACCGGAGTCGGCGGAGGAGTATTTCTTTCCCTCCCTGGCTCGCACCAGCACCGGCGATTTCATTCCCGAGCGAGTGTTGGCCAACGATTCCTATTGCCAGGAGTGTCACAGCGACGTTCACCAGCGCTGGGCGTCGAGCGTGCATCGCTTCAGCTCGTTCAACAACGTTCCCTATCGCTTCTCGGTGCAGGAGACGCGCCAGGTCAATCCGCGCGGGGCACGCTTCTGCGCCGGCTGCCACGATCCGGTGGTGTTTTTCAGCGGCAAGTTCGACGATCCCAACCTCGACGTCATCGAGGACCCGGCGGGGCAGGCCGGCATCACCTGCACCGCATGCCATGCCATCACCCATCTCAACAGCCGCCGCGGCAACGCCGACTACACCATCGAAGAGCCGATGCACTATCCCTTCGCCTTCAGCGACAACCGCACCCTGGCCTGGGTCAACCGTCAGCTCGTCAAGGCCAAGCCGGAGCTGCACAAGAAGACTTTCCTCAAGCCCTTCCACCAGACCCCCGAGTTCTGCGGCTCCTGTCACAAGGTGCATTTGCCGGAAGAGCTCAACGGCTATAAGTGGCTGCGCGGCCAGAACCACTACGACTCCTTCTGGCTCTCCGGCGTCTCGGGGCACGGCATCACCAGCTTCTACTATCCTCCGGAGGCCCAAACCAACTGCAACGGTTGCCACATGCAGACCCTGGCTTCGAACGACTTCGGGACCCGCGTGCTCGACGACAGTGGCGAGCTGAAGGTCCACGATCACCTCTTCCCGTCGGCCAATACGGGGATTCCTCATCTCGAGGGGATGGAAGACTGGGTGATCCAGGCGCATCGCGACTTCAACGAGGGAGTGATGCGGGTCGATCTCTTCGGGGTGCGCGAAGGGGGCACCGTCGAAGGCGCCCTGACGGCTCCGCTGCGGCCCCAGGTTCCGACCCTCGAGCCGGGCAAGCGCTATCTCTTGGAGGTGGTGGTGCGCACCGTCAAGATGGGCCACCACTTCACCCAGGGGACCACCGACTCGAACCAGATCTGGCTAGCGGTTGATGCCCAGAGCGGCAATCGCCAGGTCGGGCGCAGTGGCGCGATGGCGTCCGACGGCGTGGTCGATCCGTGGTCCCATTTCTTCAACACCTACATGCTCGATCGCGAAGGCAATCGCATCGATCGCCGCAACGCCCAAGACATCTTCGTTCCCCTCTACAGTCACCAGATCCCGCCCGGCGCGGCGGACGTGGTGCACTATGCCTTCGAAGTCCCGCGCGACCTCGATGGGCCCCTCGAGATCGAGGTCGAGCTGCTCTACCGCAAGTTCGACACCCGCTACATGCGCTACGTCTACGGTGAGGACTACGTCAACGACCTCCCGATTCTCGAGCTCGCCCGCGACCGTCTGGTGTTCCCCGTCGCCGGGGCCGGCGGTGAAGCGGCGAACCCGGCCAGCCCGATCGTCGAGTGGCAGCGCTGGAACGACTACGGCATCGGATTGCTGCGCAAGGGCGGCAAGTCGAGCGGTGAGCTGCGCCAGGCGGAGGAAGCCTTCGAGCAGGTGGAGGCCCTCGGTCGGCCCGATGGGCCGCTCAATCTGGCGCGGGTCTACCTCGCCCAGGGCACCGTGCGCGACCGCGCCATCGAGGCCTTGACCCGAGCCGCGACCTTCGATCCCCCGGCGCCGCCCTGGTCGGTGGCCTGGTTCACCGGCCTGGTCAACAAGCAGAACGGCTATCTCGACGAGGCCATCGATGCCTTCCGGGGGTTGGTCGAGGCGGATAGCCAGGAGATGCGTCAGCGCGGCTTCGACTTCAGCCAGGACTATCGTCTCCTCAACGAGCTCGGCCAGACGCTGGTGGAGCGCTCGCGGCAGGAGCGCGGAGAGCGTCGTAAAGCGACTCGCGAGGCTTTCCTGGCGGAGGCCATCGAGCTCTTCGAGCGCGCCCTGGTGCTCGATCCCGAGAACGTCAACGCCCACTACAATCTCCACCTGGTGTTGCGTCAGCTCGGCCGCGAGGAGGAGGCGGCGCCGCACTTCGAGGCGTACCAGAAGTACCGCCCCGACGACAATGCTCGGGATCGTGCCATCGCCATCGCCCGCTCGCGCGACGCGGCGGCGGACCATGCCGCCGAGGCGATCGTCATCTACGACCTGCAACGAACCTCGGCGTTGGCCGAGGAGGAGGAGGTTCCCGCTTCGTGA